In Citrus sinensis cultivar Valencia sweet orange chromosome 4, DVS_A1.0, whole genome shotgun sequence, one DNA window encodes the following:
- the LOC107177693 gene encoding receptor like protein 22-like, whose amino-acid sequence MLVSLDLSASPLVAPIQLRRANLEKLVKNLTNLEELYLGGIDISVADWGPILSILFNLRILSLPDCHIAGPIHSSLSKLQLLTHLNLDGNDLSSEVPDFLTNFSSLQYLHLSSCGLYGRVPEKIFLMPSLCFLDVSGNSNLTGSLPEFPPSSQLKVIKLSGTRFSGKLPDSINNLAFLEDLGLSGCSFFGSIPSSFGNLTELINIDFSRNNFSGSLPSFASSNKVISLKFAHNSFTGTIPLSYGDQLISLQVLDLRNNSLQGIIPKSLYTKQSIESLLLGQNKFHGQLEKFQNASSLSLREMDFSQNKLQGLVPESIFQIKGLNVLRLSSNNFSGFITLEMFKDLRELGTLELSENNFSFNVSGSNSNMFPKIGTLKLSSCKITEFPNFLRNQTNLFHLDLSNNRIKGEIPNWTWNVGDGKLVHLNLSHNMLEAFEKPGPNLTSTFLAVLDLHSNMLQGSFPIPPASIIFLDYSENKFTTNIPYNIGNYINYAVFFSLASNNLSGGIPLSLCNAFDLQVLDLSDNHLTGSIPSCLVSSNILKVLKLRNNEFLGTVPQVIGNECSLRTLDLSQNHLAGSLPKSLSKCTSLEVLDVGKNQLNGSFPFWLETLPQLRVLVLQSNNYDGSIKDTQTANAFALLQIIDISSNNFSGNLPARWFQSWRGMKKRTKESQESQILKFVYLELSNLYYQDSVTLMNKGLSMELAKILTIFTSIDVSNNQFEGEIPEMLGDFDALLVLNMSNNNFKGQIPATLGNLKELGSLDLSHNQLSGKIPEKLATLNFLSVLKLSQNLLVGEIPRGPQFATFTAASFEGNAGLCGFPLPKACQNALPPVEQTTKDEEGSGSIFDWEFFWIGFGFGDGTGMVIGITLGVVVSNEIIKKRGKVHRSISSGHALRRNL is encoded by the coding sequence ATGCTTGTATCTCTTGATCTATCGGCATCTCCCTTAGTGGCACCCATCCAACTCCGACGTGCAAATCTGGAAAAGCTTGTCAAAAACCTTACTAATCTGGAAGAGCTTTACCTTGGTGGAATCGATATCTCAGTAGCCGACTGGGGTCCAATCCTCTCAATACTCTTCAATCTTCGCATTTTGAGCTTGCCTGATTGCCATATTGCTGGTCCAATTCACTCTTCTTTATCGAAACTCCAGCTCCTCACTCATCTCAATCTTGATGGGAACGACCTTAGTTCAGAAGTACCTGATTTCCTGACAAATTTCTCCTCTTTGCAATATTTGCACCTCAGCTCATGCGGCTTATATGGTAGAGTTCCAGAAAAGATTTTCTTGATGCCCTCATTGTGCTTTCTTGATGTATCCGGCAATTCAAATCTCACAGGTTCTTTGCCGGAGTTTCCTCCTAGTAGCCAACTGAAAGTTATTAAGCTCTCGGGGACTAGATTCTCAGGGAAATTACCTGATTCAATAAACAATCTGGCCTTTCTTGAGGATTTGGGGCTTTCAGGTTGCAGTTTCTTTGGATCCATTCCATCCTCATTTGGAAACCTTACTGAGCTGATCAATattgatttttcaagaaaCAACTTCAGTGGTTCACTTCCTTCGTTTGCTTCCTCAAATAAGGTAATTAGCTTGAAATTCGCTCATAATAGTTTCACAGGTACCATACCCTTATCATATGGAGATCAGCTAATCAGTCTTCAGGTCCTTGACCTGAGAAATAATTCGCTCCAGGGAATTATCCCCAAGTCACTATATACAAAGCAGTCAATTGAGTCTTTATTGCTTGGTCAAAACAAGTTCCATGGGCAGCTGGAAAAGTTCCAGAATGCTTCTTCTTTGTCATTGAGGGAGATGGATTTCAGTCAAAATAAGCTTCAGGGTCTAGTTCCTGAGTCTATCTTTCAAATTAAAGGGCTTAATGTCCTGAGACTATCTTCTAACAACTTTAGTGGCTTCATAACCCTTGAGATGTTCAAAGACCTCAGGGAGCTTGGAACTCTTGAGTTATCCGAAAATAATTTCTCCTTCAACGTCAGTGGAAGCAATTCAAACATGTTTCCAAAAATTGGAACACTGAAACTGAGCTCTTGCAAAATAActgaattcccaaatttcttgAGAAACCAAACCAATTTGTTCCATCTAGACCTTTCTAATAATAGAATCAAAGGAGAAATTCCTAATTGGACTTGGAATGTAGGAGATGGGAAGTTGGTCCATCTAAACCTTTCTCACAATATGCTAGAAGCATTTGAAAAACCAGGTCCCAATCTTACCTCAACCTTCTTGGCAGTTCTTGATCTTCATTCCAACATGTTGCAGGGATCCTTTCCTATCCCACCTGCTTCTATAATATTCTTGGATTACTCGGAAAACAAATTTACCACCAACATACCATATAACATTGGTAATTACATAAACTATGCTGTTTTCTTCTCCTTAGCAAGCAACAATCTTAGCGGAGGAATCCCTCTGTCATTATGTAACGCATTTGATTTGCAAGTCCTTGACCTCTCTGACAATCACCTGACTGGATCAATTCCATCTTGCCTAGTTTCTAGCAATATCTTGAAGGTGTTGAAGCTACGGAACAATGAATTTCTAGGAACGGTACCCCAGGTAATCGGGAATGAGTGCAGTTTGAGAACTCTAGACCTCAGTCAGAATCACCTAGCAGGTTCGTTACCAAAATCATTGTCAAAGTGCACAAGTTTGGAAGTACTCGATGTTGGAAAAAATCAGTTAAATGGTTCATTCCCATTTTGGCTGGAAACATTGCCCCAATTACGAGTACTAGTCTTGCAGTCCAACAACTATGATGGTTCAATTAAGGATACTCAAACTGCAAATGCCTTTGCATTGCTGCAAATAATCGACATTTCTTCTAATAACTTCAGTGGTAATTTGCCTGCTAGATGGTTTCAAAGCTGGAGGGGCATGAAGAAGCGGACAAAAGAATCACAAGAAAGCCAAATTCTTAAGTTTGTTTACCTGGAGCTAAGTAACTTGTACTACCAAGATTCAGTGACTTTGATGAACAAAGGACTATCCATGGAATTGGCAAAGATCCTAACAATCTTCACCTCCATTGACGTTTCCAACAACCAATTTGAAGGTGAGATTCCGGAAATGCTTGGAGACTTTGATGCACTCCTAGTACTCAACATGTCAAATAACAATTTCAAGGGTCAGATTCCTGCCACACTTGGAAACCTCAAGGAGCTTGGGTCATTAGACCTGTCACATAACCAGCTCTCAGGCAAGATTCCTGAAAAACTGGCCACCTTGAACTTCCTTTCAGTTTTAAAACTGTCGCAGAATCTTCTCGTGGGGGAGATACCGCGAGGCCCTCAGTTTGCTACATTCACAGCAGCTTCATTTGAAGGAAATGCAGGCCTTTGCGGCTTTCCTTTGCCTAAAGCTTGCCAAAATGCATTGCCTCCAGTTGAGCAGACTACTAAAGATGAAGAGGGCTCAGGTTCAATTTTTGACTGGGAATTTTTCTGGATTGGCTTTGGCTTTGGAGATGGAACTGGGATGGTTATAGGAATCACACTAGGAGTTGTCGTTAGCAATGAAATCATTAAGAAGAGGGGAAAAGTTCATAGAAGTATATCATCAGGGCATGCTTTGAGaagaaatttatga
- the LOC102610413 gene encoding serotonin N-acetyltransferase 2, chloroplastic translates to MILRGIIPTTPLPSLRLKLKPTRNVTASSSQTTVSKFSISDQELESRGFILRRTISDLDINHLNSVFVAVGFPRRDPDKIRVALENTSSLLWIEYEKTRRPVAFARATGDDVFNAIVWDVVVDPSYQGMGLGKAVMERLIDELLEKGVCNIALYSEPRVLGFYRPLGFVADPGGIRGMVYSRKSKNKKL, encoded by the coding sequence ATGATCCTACGTGGCATCATCCCCACGACTCCCCTCCCTTCTCTCCGCCTCAAACTCAAACCAACCCGAAACGTCACCGCCTCGTCGTCCCAAACCACCGTCAGCAAATTCTCTATCTCCGACCAGGAACTCGAATCCCGGGGCTTCATTCTGCGCCGCACGATCTCGGACCTCGACATCAACCACCTCAACTCAGTCTTCGTAGCCGTCGGATTCCCCAGGCGGGACCCAGACAAAATCAGAGTGGCGCTAGAGAACACGAGCTCTCTGCTATGGATAGAGTACGAGAAGACGCGGAGGCCGGTGGCATTCGCTAGAGCGACGGGCGACGACGTTTTCAACGCGATAGTGTGGGACGTGGTGGTGGACCCCTCGTATCAAGGGATGGGCTTAGGGAAGGCCGTAATGGAGAGACTGATTGATGAGTTGTTAGAGAAAGGGGTTTGTAACATAGCCCTCTATTCGGAGCCCCGAGTGCTGGGGTTTTATAGGCCCCTGGGGTTTGTGGCGGATCCCGGTGGCATCCGTGGCATGGTTTATTCAAGAAAGtccaaaaacaagaaattataa
- the LOC112498799 gene encoding uncharacterized protein LOC112498799 has translation MAFMGLSLQCILDLIVAGISLVIGLGFFAFITSILCSVAFLHNAKVVS, from the coding sequence ATGGCATTTATGGGATTAAGTTTGCAGTGCATATTGGATTTGATAGTAGCGGGGATCTCTTTGGTGATCGGCTTAGGTTTCTTCGCTTTCATTACTTCCATTCTTTGCTCTGTGGCTTTCTTGCACAACGCCAAGGTCGTTTCTTGA
- the LOC102609990 gene encoding ruBisCO large subunit-binding protein subunit beta, chloroplastic isoform X2 translates to MAALSTPIFAISFKNPTLPKRAPNSVPRAMVKEVYFNHDGSATKKLQAGVDLVAELVGVTLGPKGRNVVLQNKYGPPKIVNDGETVLKEIELEDPLENIGVKLVRQAGARTNDLAGDGCTTSIILAQGLIAEGVKVIAAGMNPVQIARGIEKTSKALLSELKLTSREVEDHELADVAAVSAGNDYTVGKMISDALQQVGRNGVVTIEKGKCTENSLEIVEGMRFDRGFLSPYFVTDRQKRTVEFHDGKLLLVDKKIKNPKDMFKILDSAVKEKYPIVIVAEDIEQQALALLIRNKLRGVLKAAAIKAPAFGERKSHYLDDIAILTGGLVIRDEMGLTLDKAGKEVLGTAIKVVITKDSTLIVTDGSTRAAVEKRISEIRSLAEITEERFQKNILNERIARLSGGIAILQVGAQTVVELKDKQLRIEDALNATKAAIEEGIVVGGGCSLLRLSAKVEGIKELLDNEEQKIGAEIFKRALSYPTKLIAKNAGVNGNFVVDQVLSNDDPRYGYNAARNRYEDLMAAGIIDPTKVVRCCLEHAASVAKTFLTSDAVVVNIKESEPVPRRKLMPSSADSLFSKQMPPTSQQKGKPMPASAYSLFSKQMLPAYQPRRL, encoded by the exons ATGGCAGCTTTATCAACTCCAATCTTCgcaatttctttcaaaaaccCAACATTGCCCAAAAGGGCACCTAATTCAGTCCCCAGAGCTATGGTTAAAGAGGTTTACTTCAACCACGATGGTTCTGCTACAAAGAAACTTCAG GCCGGAGTGGACTTGGTGGCAGAGCTGGTAGGAGTAACTTTGGGTCCAAAGGGGAGAAATGTGGTCTTGCAGAACAAGTATGGACCTCCCAAGATAGTCAATGATGGAGAAACTGTTCTCAAAGAG attgAATTGGAGGACCCTTTGGAGAATATTGGAGTTAAATTGGTGAGACAAGCCGGAGCAAGGACAAATGACCTTGCCGGTGATGGTTGCACCACATCTATAATTCTTGCACAGGGTTTAATTGCAGAAGGTGTCAAG GTGATTGCAGCTGGCATGAATCCCGTTCAAATTGCTCGTGGGATAGAGAAGACTTCGAAAGCCCTTTTGTCTGAACTCAAATTGACATCAAGAGAG GTTGAAGATCATGAGCTAGCAGATGTTGCTGCAGTCAGTGCAGGAAATGATTATACTGTAGGAAAAATGATATCTGATGCCCTTCAACAAGTGGGAAGGAATGGTGTAGTCACAATTGAAAAGGGGAAGTGTACTGAAAACAGTCTAGAAATAGTAGAAGGAATGCGATTTGATCGTGGATTTTTGTCCCCTTATTTTGTAACCGATCGACAAAAGAGGACTGTGGAGTTTCACGATGGCAAG TTGCTTTTGGttgacaaaaaaatcaaaaatccAAAGGACATGTTTAAAATATTGGACAGTGCAGTTAAAGAGAAGTATCCTATTGTTATAGTTGCAGAGGACATTGAGCAGCAAGCTCTGGCTCTATTGATTAGGAACAAACTCAGAGGAGTGCTGAAAGCAGCAGCCATCAAGGCTCCTGCATTTGGTGAGCGCAAGAGCCACTACTTAGATGACATTGCTATCTTGACTGGAG GCTTAGTAATCAGAGATGAGATGGGGCTGACACTAGATAAGGCTGGCAAGGAGGTACTGGGAACAGCTATTAAGGTGGTGATAACCAAGGATTCTACCTTAATAGTTACTGATGGGAGCACTCGAGCAGCTGTTGAAAAGAGGATTTCTGAAATCCGAAGCCTTGCTGAG ATCACTGAAGAAAGATTCCAAAAGAACATTCTGAATGAAAGAATAGCAAGATTATCAGGAGGGATTGCTATTCTTCAG GTAGGAGCACAAACAGTTGTTGAATTGAAGGATAAACAACTCAGGATTGAAGATGCTCTGAATGCAACTAAG GCAGCAATAGAAGAAGGTATTGTAGTCGGTGGTGGCTGTAGCCTCTTGAGGCTGTCTGCAAAGGTGGAGGGTATCAAAGAGCTTCTGGATAATGAAGAACAAAAG ATTGGAGCAGAGATCTTCAAGAGAGCATTAAGCTATCCCACAAAACTAATAGCCAAAAACGCAGGTGTTAATGGCAATTTTGTTGTAGATCAG GTCCTATCCAATGATGATCCAAGATACGGTTACAATGCTGCAAGAAACCGTTATGAAGACCTTATGGCGGCAGGAATCATTGATCCAACTAAG GTAGTTAGATGTTGTTTGGAGCATGCAGCATCCGTGGCAAAGACTTTTCTAACATCAGATGCTGTTGTAGTCAACATTAAGGAATCAGAGCCCGTGCCAAGGAGGAAACTCATGCCAAGCTCTGCTGATTCTCTGTTTTCCAAACAAATGCCACCCACTTCTCAGCAAAAGGGAAAGCCAATGCCAGCCTCGGCATACTCTCTCTTTTCTAAACAAATGCTGCCTGCTTATCAACCGAGGAGGCTCTAA
- the LOC102609990 gene encoding ruBisCO large subunit-binding protein subunit beta, chloroplastic isoform X1 — MAALSTPIFAISFKNPTLPKRAPNSVPRAMVKEVYFNHDGSATKKLQAGVDLVAELVGVTLGPKGRNVVLQNKYGPPKIVNDGETVLKEIELEDPLENIGVKLVRQAGARTNDLAGDGCTTSIILAQGLIAEGVKVIAAGMNPVQIARGIEKTSKALLSELKLTSREVEDHELADVAAVSAGNDYTVGKMISDALQQVGRNGVVTIEKGKCTENSLEIVEGMRFDRGFLSPYFVTDRQKRTVEFHDGKLLLVDKKIKNPKDMFKILDSAVKEKYPIVIVAEDIEQQALALLIRNKLRGVLKAAAIKAPAFGERKSHYLDDIAILTGGLVIRDEMGLTLDKAGKEVLGTAIKVVITKDSTLIVTDGSTRAAVEKRISEIRSLAEITEERFQKNILNERIARLSGGIAILQVGAQTVVELKDKQLRIEDALNATKVAAIEEGIVVGGGCSLLRLSAKVEGIKELLDNEEQKIGAEIFKRALSYPTKLIAKNAGVNGNFVVDQVLSNDDPRYGYNAARNRYEDLMAAGIIDPTKVVRCCLEHAASVAKTFLTSDAVVVNIKESEPVPRRKLMPSSADSLFSKQMPPTSQQKGKPMPASAYSLFSKQMLPAYQPRRL, encoded by the exons ATGGCAGCTTTATCAACTCCAATCTTCgcaatttctttcaaaaaccCAACATTGCCCAAAAGGGCACCTAATTCAGTCCCCAGAGCTATGGTTAAAGAGGTTTACTTCAACCACGATGGTTCTGCTACAAAGAAACTTCAG GCCGGAGTGGACTTGGTGGCAGAGCTGGTAGGAGTAACTTTGGGTCCAAAGGGGAGAAATGTGGTCTTGCAGAACAAGTATGGACCTCCCAAGATAGTCAATGATGGAGAAACTGTTCTCAAAGAG attgAATTGGAGGACCCTTTGGAGAATATTGGAGTTAAATTGGTGAGACAAGCCGGAGCAAGGACAAATGACCTTGCCGGTGATGGTTGCACCACATCTATAATTCTTGCACAGGGTTTAATTGCAGAAGGTGTCAAG GTGATTGCAGCTGGCATGAATCCCGTTCAAATTGCTCGTGGGATAGAGAAGACTTCGAAAGCCCTTTTGTCTGAACTCAAATTGACATCAAGAGAG GTTGAAGATCATGAGCTAGCAGATGTTGCTGCAGTCAGTGCAGGAAATGATTATACTGTAGGAAAAATGATATCTGATGCCCTTCAACAAGTGGGAAGGAATGGTGTAGTCACAATTGAAAAGGGGAAGTGTACTGAAAACAGTCTAGAAATAGTAGAAGGAATGCGATTTGATCGTGGATTTTTGTCCCCTTATTTTGTAACCGATCGACAAAAGAGGACTGTGGAGTTTCACGATGGCAAG TTGCTTTTGGttgacaaaaaaatcaaaaatccAAAGGACATGTTTAAAATATTGGACAGTGCAGTTAAAGAGAAGTATCCTATTGTTATAGTTGCAGAGGACATTGAGCAGCAAGCTCTGGCTCTATTGATTAGGAACAAACTCAGAGGAGTGCTGAAAGCAGCAGCCATCAAGGCTCCTGCATTTGGTGAGCGCAAGAGCCACTACTTAGATGACATTGCTATCTTGACTGGAG GCTTAGTAATCAGAGATGAGATGGGGCTGACACTAGATAAGGCTGGCAAGGAGGTACTGGGAACAGCTATTAAGGTGGTGATAACCAAGGATTCTACCTTAATAGTTACTGATGGGAGCACTCGAGCAGCTGTTGAAAAGAGGATTTCTGAAATCCGAAGCCTTGCTGAG ATCACTGAAGAAAGATTCCAAAAGAACATTCTGAATGAAAGAATAGCAAGATTATCAGGAGGGATTGCTATTCTTCAG GTAGGAGCACAAACAGTTGTTGAATTGAAGGATAAACAACTCAGGATTGAAGATGCTCTGAATGCAACTAAGGTA GCAGCAATAGAAGAAGGTATTGTAGTCGGTGGTGGCTGTAGCCTCTTGAGGCTGTCTGCAAAGGTGGAGGGTATCAAAGAGCTTCTGGATAATGAAGAACAAAAG ATTGGAGCAGAGATCTTCAAGAGAGCATTAAGCTATCCCACAAAACTAATAGCCAAAAACGCAGGTGTTAATGGCAATTTTGTTGTAGATCAG GTCCTATCCAATGATGATCCAAGATACGGTTACAATGCTGCAAGAAACCGTTATGAAGACCTTATGGCGGCAGGAATCATTGATCCAACTAAG GTAGTTAGATGTTGTTTGGAGCATGCAGCATCCGTGGCAAAGACTTTTCTAACATCAGATGCTGTTGTAGTCAACATTAAGGAATCAGAGCCCGTGCCAAGGAGGAAACTCATGCCAAGCTCTGCTGATTCTCTGTTTTCCAAACAAATGCCACCCACTTCTCAGCAAAAGGGAAAGCCAATGCCAGCCTCGGCATACTCTCTCTTTTCTAAACAAATGCTGCCTGCTTATCAACCGAGGAGGCTCTAA
- the LOC127901888 gene encoding uncharacterized protein LOC127901888, with protein MSKGKEKVVEVGDDELGFLPSLPADFAFDPGIPLEPIRSSVGTSARRMSPQTTPSSDSSDEEGSSGSENTLSEGQGDDSGEASPSGASRPEERGTVGGRALSRDYAIDYMSCTTTFDELNDLRLRYSIPGEIPLKIPGKKDTPSRPPRGYVTLYLESFKYGLRCPLQPYFARILNGLNLAPGQLNPNGWRVLSVSWGVHFPLRPDQLKRVEAVLANSCSSRELLSTYNFLESRLILPGHKMEDAVIGALTRKRSRPPTTDRDQDKDAPAAKRKNIVQQVPPLQAFPPASAKVGESSRAATDPASSSPPVVPRSRLPDSRPEHLVPYLNELSKLVSKKDLEGFDGCTLGELVGAMQYSAFHLSCMATYYKAKVGRYDRKMKEDIQSATTRADVAEKKAGELNVENLKLIEQESLAQAKAITLEEELTKVKEDLQGQRAMYEAQLESLRDSHRAHIENLEREMDDLAAGVAQHMDEEAAKEDAEGVEPIVIKEGDSPPRAVPADVGEASAPLDATGDTPSAPEEVQPTDAAGLTDPRPS; from the exons ATGTCGAAGGGTAAGGAGAAGGTCGTTGAGGTTGGTGACGACGAACTAGGTTTTTTGCCTAGTCTGCCCGctgattttgcttttgatcCCGGGATCCCCTTAGAGCCCATTAGGTCTAGTGTTGGTACTAGCGCTAGGAGGATGTCTCCCCAAACAACCCCCTCGAGCGACAGTAGCGATGAAGAAGGATCTTCTGGATCGGAGAACACCTTGAGTGAGGGTCAAGGGGATGATTCTGGTGAGGCGTCCCCATCAGGAGCCTCACGACCAGAAGAACGGGGTACAGTAGGAGGTAGAGCCTTGTCGCGTGATTATGCCATTGATTACATGTCGTGTACGACCACGTTTGACGAGCTCAATGACCTCCGACTTAGGTATAGTATTCCTGGTGAGATACCTCTTAAGATCCCAGGAAAGAAGGATACACCTAGCCGGCCTCCCAGGGGATACGTTACCCTGTATCTGGAGAGCTTTAAGTATGGGCTGAGGTGTCCCTTGCAGCCTTACTTTGCCCGGATACTTAACGGGCTAAATCTGGCTCCTGGTCAGCTGAACCCCAACGGGTGGAGAGTgctctctg TTTCCTGGGGTGTTCACTTCCCGCTCCGACCTGATCAGCTTAAACGGGTCGAGGCTGTATTGGCCAATTCCTGCTCGAGTCGAGAACTGCTATCTACATACAACTTCCTCGAGTCTCGGTTGATACTTCCTGGCCATAAGATGGAGGACGCAGTGATTGGAGCTCTGACCAGGAAACGCTCTCGGCCTCCAACAACCGATAGGGACCAGGACAAAGATGCTCCCGCTGCGAAGCGAAAGAACATCGTGCAGCAGGTTCCTCCCTTGCAGGCTTTCCCTCCTGCCTCTGCTAAAGTCGGGGAATCCAGTAGAGCAGCCACTGATCCTGCTTCCTCTTCTCCACCTGTTGTGCCTCGGTCTCGCTTACCCGACAGCCGACCAGAACACTTGGTTCCCTATCTCAATGAGTTGTCTAAACTCGTGAGCAAGAAGGACCTGGAGGGCTTTGACGGTTGTACCCTGGGCGAGTTGGTGGGAGCCATGCAGTATAGTGCTTTCCATCTCAGCTGCATGGCCACCTACTATAAGGCCAAGGTTGGTCGTTACGacaggaagatgaaggaggacaTTCAATCGGCGACGACCAGAGCTGACGTTGCCGAGAAAAAAGCGGGGGAGCTAAACGTTGAGAACCTCAAGCTGATAGAGCAAGAGTCccttgctcaagcaaaagccattacCCTCGAGGAGGAGCTGACCAAGGTTAAGGAGGATCTCCAAGGGCAGAGGGCTATGTATgaggctcagctcgaatctctCCGCGATTCCCACCGAGCTCATATAgagaacttggagagggag atggatgaccttgcGGCTGGTGTTGCTCAACATATGGACGAGGAGGCGGCCAAGGAAGATGCCGAAGGGGTAGAGCCGATCGTGATTAAGGAGGGAGactctcctcctcgtgcaGTCCCTGCTGATGTTGGCGAGGCGAGCGCCCCTCTGGATGCGACTGGTGATACTCCTTCTGCACCTGAGGAGGTCCAGCCAACCGACGCTGCTGGGCTTACTGATCCACGACCTTCCTGA